The DNA window CCAATCTTtcaagaaaagcaaaaaaaatcagCAAGTACAAAACAGTTTACTTGGGTTATTCTCCTTAAACTCCACAAACTTCTCACATGTTTAACATGGTTAACAACTGGTGTCAAATCAATGTTTTCTTTGGTGAAAAAGAGAGTTTCTTTGTCTGATATAGGTGATGAGAATCCAAAGAACACAACGAGGTTATACAGATTCATCAAGTTTTTTCTTGCTCTTTCAATTCTTGCTTTGGTTGTTGAAATCATTGCTCATTTCAATCAGTGGAATTTGCTTGTGTTTCAACCTTGGGAGGTGAAGAGTCTCTTGCAATGGTTTTATCTTGGTTGGTTGTCTTTTAGAGAGAACTATGTTGGTCCTTTGGTTTTGCTTGTGTCGAAGTTTTGTATTGTGTTGTTCTTGATTCAGTCTTTGGATCGACTTGTTCTTTGTGTTGGATGCTTTTGGATCAAGTATAAGAAGTTGAAGCCTACATTTgatgatgatgtttatgatgttgaGGATCCTTTGAGCTTTCCTATGGTTCTTGTTCAGATTCCAATGTGTAATGAGAGAGAGGTAACGAAATGCTGCAACTTGATTCTAATTTATGGTTTATGATTTCTTTCAAACAGGTTGTGTGCATATTGGATTTGATTATGATTGCAATTTGGTAGCTTGATTTGTTAATGATTTgccaattttatgttttttttggcCGAATTGTTCGGTTGCCGGGGCAAAAGGGTCTACTAATCCGGAGTTCGATTGATAGATAAGTAAAGTCTGGTCAATAATTGCTCCAATCATAGTTCAAGTTCGGGTATTTCTGATCGATTTTGCCTTCATTGGTACTCTGGAGTTTGGTTGGTAGATAGGTAGTGTCTGACTAAAGATTGTTCCAGCCAAAATTCAAACTCTGGTAGTCGCGATCGGTTTGAACTTCACCAAAGCTTATGTGTTTATTAGATCGAATTATGATAGGAATTCAGTAGCCTTATTCGAATTTCACGTTTTTTTTTGTCTTAAACCTTTAATTCTAGGAAATGGTAGTAGTAAGTAAAGTCTGACTAAAAATTGTTCTAATCAGAGTTCAATTTGAGTCCTCCCGATCGATTCAACAGTCATTGGAGCTCATTAGTCATTTGAACTAAAACACTTGGTTTTCCAGTTTAACATCTGATGCTgacacttttttttgtttttttctattgAATGAAGGTTTATTCACAATCAATTGGTGCTGCTTGTGAACTTGATTGGCCAAAAGATAGAATACTGGTTCAAGTCTTGGATGATTCAGATGATCCTAGTTTACAGATGCTTATCAAAGATGAAGTTTCGTCTTGGAAAGAAAAAGGCGTGAACATTGTTTATCGACATAGATTGATCAGAACTGGTTATAAAGCTGGAAATCTTAAGTCAGCTATGTCATGTGACTATGTCAAAGATTATGAATTTGTCGCAATATTTGATGCAGATTTTCAGCCAAATCCTGATTACCTCAAACTAACCATTCCTCATTTCAAGGTATGCATTATAATTCTGTCAAAAATTTCAAAACATTGTCTCTGAGATAGGGATGGGAATAGGCCACAGACCAACTAACAGGGGCCTATGGCCTAGCCTACGTAGGCCCAGGCGAGACCAGCTAGGAGTGTAcggcctagcctattcccacccctactctaaaacatattttacctgtgaaaatggaaaatggagacACCAGAAGTAACCGACGGTAACAATTTTTGTGACTTTTTTGTTTATAGGGAAAACCGGACTTGGGATTAGTACAAGCAAGATGGTCATATGTGAACAAAGACGAGAATCTTCTGACGAGGCTTCAAAACATCAACTTGTGTTTTCACTTTGAAGTTGAACAACAAGTGAATGgtcatttcttgaatttctttggattCAATGGAACGGCCGGTGTTTGGAGGATCGAGGCTTTGGAAGATTCAGGAGGGTGGTTGGAGAGGACAACAGTTGAGGACATGGATATAGCAGTAAGGGCACATTTGAATGGATGGAAATTCATATACCTTAATGATGTTAAAGTTCTTTGTGAATTACCTGAATCTTATGAAGCTTATAAGAAACAACAACATAGGTGGCATTCTGGTCCTATGCAACTTTTTAGGCTGTGTCTTCCTGCAGTAATATCTTCAAAGGTATTGttcattttccatttttctttCGACTTTATATCGAGTAACATGGTCATGCTTTATTGAATAACATGGTTTTAAATCGCGGTCTATATCTGctcttttgttataaaaatgactTCCTCCATAAGCACTTATATGATAAAAAACATTTATACTATAAGTGCTTAATTAAACTATATATCCAAACACATCCTAGAGGTTTTTCTATTGCAATTGCGGTCGCATCGACAACAATTATCCACAAATTCTCGCAAAATGGATGATTGCAGAACGACCTGACCGCAATTTAAAAACATGTCTAGAAATGCTAAAAAGTTTTCTGAATTTTGGTTTGCTATTTTGTTGCAGATATCAATTTGGAAGAAGGCAAATCTAATATTTTTGTTCTTCTTATTGAGGAAACTTATACTTCCCTTCTACTCATTCACCTTATTCTGCATCATACTACCCTTAACAATGTTCATACCCGAAGCCGAACTACCTCTTTGGGTAATCTGTTACGTCCCTATCGTCATGTCATTCATAAACATCCTTCCATCACCAAAATCCGTCCCTTTCCTCGTCCCATATCTTCTTTTCGAGAACACAATGTCGGTTACAAAGTTCAACGCAATGGTTTCCGGATTATTTCAACTAGGAAGTGCTTATGAATGGGTTGTGACAAAGAAAACAGGTAGGTCATCTGAGTCGGATTTGTTTGCATTAGCCGAAAGAGAATCAAAGTCTTCGAATGAAGACAAGCTTCATAGAAGACATTCAGAATCTGGTTTGGAGTTATTAGGAAAAATTCAGAAATCAGAAGTGATTGtaaagaagaagagaaacaaaCTCTATAGGAAAGAACTAGCACTTGCTTTTCTTTTACTCACTGCTTCTGCTAGAAGTCTTTTATCAGAACATGgtgttcatttttattttttgctttttcaaGGTTTGTCATTTCTTGTGATGGGTTTGGACTTGATTGGTGAACAAGTTAGCTAAAGCAAAGCTTGTTTTTGACACCAATATTTAAGTCTGTTTGGATTGACTTATTGTTATAAACACTTACGAAAACAGCTTATGACAATGCTATAAGGTGTTTTCCGCTTATTTTTGTAAGTACTTTAAGATATGAACAATTTATACACAAGTACTTATATGATAAGCGTTTACTTGAGGTGTTTATCCAAACAGAGTCTTAGCGATTTTAAGTTCTTATTATCAGTTGAAAGAACTATATCAGCTGATAAGAAATGAGATATAGAGTAAAGTTGATTGATTGTATAATCATAAAATGTTAAGAATTCATAGAGACAAGAATGTAATTCTTTTGTTCAGTTTACATTTTTTTATAGACTTGAAATTTGTCGGAGAATTATATCATTtgtttggttttttatttttgttgttttcacTTATGTAAAGTTTTAGGATCAAGACAGTATTGTTGAAATATAATTGTATATACCTTTTGGTTTTTAGATTAGTTTGGGAAATGAGTTACATTTCCTTTCTGTTTTGCCATAGCAAGTGGCCTATATTTCTCAATGGTGTCTGCACCTAAATGCTTTGGAATGAGAATAAGAGTGTTCGCATTGAAGTTTTGCAGTAACCAACCTTTCATGTAGAATTCAATAACATCAACGGTGTCCTCAAGCATTACAATATCATAATAAGTCTAGAAAAAGTATGACCCAAAACCATAAGGGCTAGGCTAGGAGCACTATCTTTGTTAAAAGCAAAGACTGCACTTTTGGTTCAGTCTATCATCGGTTAACTTAGAGATAACTTCATTCACAAGAAAAAATTTCTGCACAACATACTTTatttggaatgtcgatttctggtAACTCTTAAAGCGTATTTCCTCTTTTTCAGATTTttgatgtcattgaagttgagatgaccAATTCTGTAGTTCCATAgtcattcatctctgctagctgcagttgcCAGACACTTGTGGTCCATCACATTAAGTTCAACCTTGAAGGTTCTGTTTTGAGACAtatgagccttcaagattaatctACCACCTGAGTCGAGAACTCTCATCATCCTATCTTTGATCGACAATTTGTAATTCTTCTCAATCAGTTGCCCTATGCTGAGAAAATGGCTTTTCATG is part of the Vicia villosa cultivar HV-30 ecotype Madison, WI linkage group LG2, Vvil1.0, whole genome shotgun sequence genome and encodes:
- the LOC131652766 gene encoding xyloglucan glycosyltransferase 4-like; protein product: MAPNSVTISTDKANDFTLLQVHDLDSPIFQEKQKKSASTKQFTWVILLKLHKLLTCLTWLTTGVKSMFSLVKKRVSLSDIGDENPKNTTRLYRFIKFFLALSILALVVEIIAHFNQWNLLVFQPWEVKSLLQWFYLGWLSFRENYVGPLVLLVSKFCIVLFLIQSLDRLVLCVGCFWIKYKKLKPTFDDDVYDVEDPLSFPMVLVQIPMCNEREVYSQSIGAACELDWPKDRILVQVLDDSDDPSLQMLIKDEVSSWKEKGVNIVYRHRLIRTGYKAGNLKSAMSCDYVKDYEFVAIFDADFQPNPDYLKLTIPHFKGKPDLGLVQARWSYVNKDENLLTRLQNINLCFHFEVEQQVNGHFLNFFGFNGTAGVWRIEALEDSGGWLERTTVEDMDIAVRAHLNGWKFIYLNDVKVLCELPESYEAYKKQQHRWHSGPMQLFRLCLPAVISSKISIWKKANLIFLFFLLRKLILPFYSFTLFCIILPLTMFIPEAELPLWVICYVPIVMSFINILPSPKSVPFLVPYLLFENTMSVTKFNAMVSGLFQLGSAYEWVVTKKTGRSSESDLFALAERESKSSNEDKLHRRHSESGLELLGKIQKSEVIVKKKRNKLYRKELALAFLLLTASARSLLSEHGVHFYFLLFQGLSFLVMGLDLIGEQVS